A single genomic interval of uncultured Desulfobulbus sp. harbors:
- a CDS encoding ABC transporter ATP-binding protein — protein MHQAPQIVFDRVCLEFDGKPLFQDLSLTLAGGRTTCILGPSGCGKSTLLKLIAGVSSLPYTGQVRFDARGSKIHNVAWMGQNDLLLPWLSLLDNVLLGARLRREINQERRDKALQMIAEAGLAGYEEALPGTLSGGMRQRGALLRTLMEECPILLMDEPFSALDALTRVRLQNLAARLTKGATVILVTHDPMEALRLGDRIIVLASSPIHVAEELVPQGAPPREAGQDLLNRHYGHLLGLLMQGEAT, from the coding sequence GTGCACCAGGCTCCGCAGATCGTCTTTGACCGGGTCTGCCTCGAGTTTGACGGCAAGCCCCTTTTTCAGGATTTGTCGCTCACCCTTGCGGGTGGCCGGACTACCTGTATCCTCGGTCCCAGCGGCTGCGGCAAGTCGACCCTGCTCAAGCTGATCGCCGGCGTCTCCTCCCTGCCCTATACCGGGCAGGTTCGCTTTGATGCGAGAGGCAGCAAAATACACAACGTGGCCTGGATGGGGCAAAACGACCTGCTCCTCCCCTGGCTGAGTCTGCTGGACAACGTGCTGCTCGGCGCCCGCCTGCGCCGCGAAATCAACCAGGAACGACGCGACAAAGCACTCCAGATGATCGCTGAGGCCGGGTTGGCCGGATACGAGGAGGCCCTGCCGGGCACCCTCTCCGGCGGCATGCGCCAACGGGGTGCCCTGCTCAGGACCTTGATGGAAGAATGCCCGATACTGCTCATGGACGAGCCCTTCTCCGCCCTGGATGCCCTGACCCGGGTACGGCTGCAAAATCTGGCCGCGCGCCTCACCAAGGGCGCGACCGTCATCCTTGTGACCCATGATCCCATGGAGGCCCTGCGTCTGGGGGACCGGATCATTGTTCTTGCGAGCAGTCCCATACACGTCGCCGAGGAGCTTGTTCCCCAGGGCGCCCCTCCCCGGGAGGCAGGGCAAGACCTGCTCAACCGGCACTACGGTCATCTTCTCGGGCTGTTGATGCAGGGAGAGGCAACATGA